From Balnearium lithotrophicum, a single genomic window includes:
- a CDS encoding SLC13 family permease, with protein sequence MINPKSLVKFSINERIFSISLLAFLLTEFLNPRVPLYSQSDFKVLFSLFTMLVILKGLTDTDFLRFIATKLEKGRFVGHKLVIFTAIISMFLTNDVAVLIVVPITLLMEFKNIEKLVILEIAAANAGSSLTPFGNPQNLFIYYHFNLEFREFVREIFIFSVFTVFLILTLTPRINLENKKIYRTYSKSAYIFLLFFTIFILSVLKIIPLWINTVTLLYAFIVNRKLLRIDYPLLLTFFFFFGFTDNLTHLIQIRLSSPKDVFLYSAFGSQIISNVPAALFFGDLTNDWKTLLWGVNVGGFGTLVSSLANLIGYKLYCEKSNKRKGFLIKFHTINFTLFFTGILLFFTLKKFMLNCCIP encoded by the coding sequence GTGATAAATCCCAAATCTCTCGTTAAATTTTCTATTAATGAGCGGATTTTTTCCATTTCCCTTTTAGCCTTTCTCTTAACAGAATTTCTAAATCCCAGAGTACCTCTCTATTCCCAAAGCGATTTTAAAGTATTGTTTAGCTTATTTACAATGTTAGTGATATTGAAAGGTTTAACCGACACTGATTTTTTGAGATTCATAGCCACTAAGCTTGAAAAAGGTAGATTTGTCGGTCATAAACTGGTCATTTTTACGGCAATAATATCGATGTTTCTTACAAATGATGTAGCTGTTTTAATAGTTGTTCCAATTACTTTACTTATGGAATTTAAGAACATCGAAAAATTGGTGATTCTTGAAATAGCAGCTGCTAATGCTGGTTCTTCGCTTACACCTTTTGGTAATCCTCAAAACCTTTTTATTTACTACCACTTTAACTTGGAGTTTAGGGAATTCGTAAGAGAAATTTTTATATTCTCTGTGTTTACAGTATTTTTAATACTTACTTTAACTCCAAGAATAAATCTTGAAAACAAAAAAATATATAGAACTTATTCTAAGAGTGCCTATATCTTTCTGTTGTTTTTTACAATTTTCATTCTTTCTGTATTAAAGATAATACCTTTGTGGATTAATACTGTAACACTTCTCTATGCCTTTATAGTCAATAGAAAACTTCTTAGAATCGATTATCCACTATTATTAACCTTTTTCTTCTTTTTTGGTTTTACAGACAATCTAACTCATCTAATTCAGATAAGACTAAGTTCTCCAAAAGATGTTTTCCTGTATTCTGCATTTGGAAGCCAGATTATAAGTAATGTTCCGGCAGCTCTCTTTTTTGGAGACTTAACAAACGACTGGAAGACTCTTCTATGGGGGGTGAACGTAGGAGGTTTTGGAACACTTGTCTCTTCGCTTGCTAATTTAATAGGTTATAAACTTTACTGTGAAAAATCCAACAAGAGAAAGGGTTTTCTTATTAAGTTCCACACAATAAATTTCACTCTGTTTTTTACTGGTATTTTATTATTTTTCACACTTAAAAAGTTTATGCTTAATTGTTGCATTCCTTAA